TTCTGCCTTCAACGTCGCTTCCGCCGCGGCTCTCCATGGTTTGCCTTTGCCATCTCACCGCCATGGCCGCCATTGCCACCTTTGCCGCCATCGTCGCCGTTATTCCGTCTCCAGCAACAGCCTTTTTATCCCATGCCATTTACGGCACTGTGGCTTTTGAAGAGACGAGAGCGACGGAGAGAACCGAGAGGATAGAGGAGGCGGAAAGGTGCCAAAGCGAGAAGACATCAAGAAGATCATGATCATCGGGTCGGGGCCCATCGTCATCGGCCAGGCCTGCGAATTTGACTACTCCGGAACCCAGGCCTGCAAGGCCCTCCGGGAGCTGGGCTACAAGATCGTCCTCGTGAACTCCAACCCCGCGACGATAATGACCGATCCGGGGATGGCGGACGTCACCTACATCGAGCCCCTCAACCTCGAGAGGATGACCCAGATCATCGAGAAGGAGAGGCCCGACGCCCTCCTCCCGAACCTGGGGGGCCAGTCCGGCCTCAACCTCAGCTCGGAGCTGGCGAAGGCCGGGGTACTGGAGAGGTACGGCGTCCGGGTGATCGGGGTCGAGACCGACGCCATCGAGCGGGGCGAGGACCGGATCATCTTCAAGGAGACGATGGAGCGGCTCGGGATCGATATGCCGAAGAGCACCGCCGTCTACTCCGTCGAGGACGCGGAGAAGGTGGCGGCCGATCTGGGTTACCCCGTAGTCGTCAGGCCCGCCTACACCATGGGGGGGACCGGCGGCGGCCTCGTCTACAACGTCGAGGAGCTCAGGACGGTGGCGAGCCGCGGCATCGCCGCCAGCCTCATCGGCCAGGTCCTCATCGAGGAGTCGGTCCTCGGCTGGGAGGAGCTGGAGCTGGAGGTGGTGAGGGACGCGAAGAACCAGATGATCACCGTCTGCTTCATCGAGAACGTCGACCCCATGGGGGTCCACACCGGCGACTCCTACTGCACCGCCCCCATGCTGACGATCTCGAATGAGCTCCAGGCGAGGCTCCAGGACTACTCATACCGGATCGTCGAGGCGATCGCCGTCATCGGCGGGACGAACGTCCAGTTCGCCCACGACCCCAAGACCGACCGGGTCGTCGTCATCGAGATCAACCCGAGGACGAGCCGCTCCTCCGCCCTCGCCTCCAAGGCCACCGGCTTTCCCATCGCCCTCGTCTCGGCGAAGCTCGCCTGCGGCCTGACCCTGGACGAGATCCCCTACTGGCGTGAGGGGACCCTGGAGAGGTACACCCCTTCCGGCGACTACGTGGTGGTGAAGTTCGCCCGCTGGGCCTTCGAGAAGTTCAAGGGGGCCGAGGACCGCCTCGGGACCCAGATGAAGGCCGTCGGCGAGGCGATGGCCATCGGCAAGACCTACAAGGAGGCGCTCCAGAAGGCGATCAGGTCCCTGGAGATCGGCCGCCACGGCCTCGGCTTCGCCAAGGACTTCCACCAGAGGTCCCTCCCCGAGCTTTTGGATATGCTGAAGTGGCCTTCCAGCGAGCGGCAGTTCATCATCTACGAGGCCCTCCGGAAGGGGGCCTCCGTCCAGGAGATCAGCGACCTCACCAGGATCAAGCCCTGGTTCCTCCAGCAGATGAAGGAGCTGGTGGAGCTGGAGGAGGAGATCCTGAGCTTCAGGGCCAGGACCGGAGAAGGGGTGGCGGAGGCCGACCTCCTCTCGACGATCCCCGACGCCCTCCTCCGCCGGGCGAAGGAGGACGGCTTCTCCGACAAGTACCTCTCAAAGCTCCTCTCCATCTCCGAGAGGGAGATCAGGACTCGGAGGAAGGCCCTGGGGATCGTCCAGGGGTGGGAGCCCGTCCCCGTCAGCGGGGTCGAGGACGCCGCCTACTACTACTCCACCTACCACCGAACCGACGCCCCGAAGAGGAGCGACCGGAGGAAGGTGATGGTCCTCGGCGGCGGCCCCAACCGGATCGGCCAGGGGATCGAGTTCGACTACTGCTGCGTCCACGCCGCCTTCGCCCTCCGGGATATGGGGTATGAGACGATCATGGTCAACTGCAACCCCGAGACCGTCTCCACCGACTACGACACCTCCGACAAGCTCTACTTCGAGCCCCTCACCGTCGAGGACGTCATCAGCATCTACGAGCGAGAGCGGCCCGAGGGGATGATAGTCCAGTTCGGCGGCCAGACCCCCTTAAACATCGCACGGGAGCTGGAGGAGGCGGGGGCGAGGGTCATAGGGACCTCCGTCGACACCATCGACCTCGCCGAGGACCGGGATAGGTTCAGGATGATGATGGAGAAGATGGAGATCCCCATGCCCGAGTCGGGGATGGCGAGCAACCTCGATGAAGCCCTGGAGGTGGCGGCCCGGATCGGCTACCCCCTGATGGTCCGGCCATCCTACGTCCTCGGCGGCCGGGGGATGGAGGTGATCTACGACGAGGAGATGTTGGAGAGGTACGTGGCGGCCGCCGTCGACGTGACCCCGGAGCGGCCGATCCTCATCGACCGATTCCTGGAGAACGCCCTGGAGGCGGAGGCCGACGCCCTATCCGACGGCACCTCCACCTTCGTCCCGGCGGTGATGGAGCACATCGAGCAGGCGGGGGTCCACTCCGGCGACTCCGCCTGTGTGATACCCCCGGTGACGATCCCCAAAAGGCAGATCGAGACGATCAAAGAGTACACCTGCAAGATCGCAAAAGAGCTCGGCGTCGTCGGCCTGATGAACATGCAGTACGCCATCGCTAAAGACGTCGTCTACGTCCTGGAGGCGAACCCCCGGGCCTCCCGGACCGTCCCCCTCGTCTCCAAGGTCTGCAACGTCTCCATGGCCCGGATCGCCACGGAGCTGATGATGGGGAGGGGGCTCGCCGAGATCGGCCTCCAGGAGAGGGGGGTCCCCCACTTCGGCGTCAAGGAGGCGGTCTTCCCCTTCAACATGTTCCCGGAGGTGGACCCCCTCCTGGGGCCTGAGATGAGGTCGACGGGCGAGGTCCTCGGCATGGCCGACTCCTTCGGGATGGCCTTCTACAAGGCGGAGGAGGCGGCGAGGCAGACCCTCCCCCAGGAGGGGACGGTCCTGATCACCGTCGCCTCCAAGGACAGGCCGAAGGTCCTGGAGGCGGCGAAGGAGTTCTCCCGGATGGGCTTTGCCATCCGGGCGACCCGGGGTACCCAGGAGTACCTGGCCGAGAACGGGATAGAGTCGGAGCTGATCCTGAAGCTCACCGAGGGGAGGCCGAACATCGACGACGCCATCAAGAACGGCGAGATCCAGCTCGTCATCAACACCCCCATCGGGAAGGCGAGCCAGTACGACGATTCTTACATAAGAAAGGCGGCGATCAAGTACAAGCTCCCCTACATCACCACCCCCGCCGCCGCCTCGGCGGCCGCCAAGGGGATCGCCGCCTTGAGGAGGGGGAGGTCCGGGGTCAAGGCCCTCCAGGAGTACCACGCCGACATCAAGGGCTGAAGAGGGGCGGGAGGATCCCTCCCCCAACACCCTCTTTCAGAGTACCCTTTTCTCCCTCCGATATCGACCTTCTTCTTCGACCCGGGGATCTTACGATAAGAGGAGATAGCCGGCAAGAGAGGTAGCGAGCTCCTGCAAGAAGGTGGAGATCGACTCCCTTCCCCATTTATCCGAGGGCGATCCAGCCTGAAGGTCCCCCTCGCTCCATCAGGGACCCGGAGCCTGGACTCTCGCCGACCCCCGCCTCTTCTCCAGATCTTCGACCTTCCTCAGGAGGTAAACGGTGCATATACCCCCCAGGACGGTGTGGAACCAGAGCTGGGCGACCCTCGCCAGGATCGTGACCGCCGCTGCATCGTGGAGCGATACCCCCACGGCGGTGAAGAGGGCGGTCATGAGGATCTCGACGATCCCGACGCCTCCTGGCAGAATGAGCGGGAGGTTCTGGAAGACCATGATCACCGAGTAGACCGCAAAGATGGCGAAGATGGGGACCTCCACCCCCAGGGACCTGAAGGTGGCGAAGGCGACGAGGTTGAGGGATAGCCAGCCGGAGAAGGCCCAGAAGGAGCTGATGACGAGGGGCCTGTTCTTATTTCGGAGGAGGAGGAGCATGCTCTGCTGAAAGGAGCGGGTGATGGAGGAGTAGAAGCTCCTGTTGACGCTTCTTTTGAAGAGCGACTCGACCTGGTCGATGACGACGTTCACCGCCCCCGATAGCCAGCTCTCCGAGAAGCAGACCCCGACGAAGAGGGCGCCGACGGATACCATCAGAAATATCATCGAGAAGCAGGTGGTGAGGGCCCAGGAGGGGACCTCATACCAGAGGACGAGGTAGGCGAGCCCCGCGGACATCCCCAGGACGAAGGGGATCGCGGTGATGATCCGGGTGGCGGCGACGCTCGCGGTGCTGGAGTCGAGCCTCGCGTTTCCGGCGATCTTGGAGAGGAAGTAGAGGCGGGCGGTCTCCCCCGATACGCTCCCGGAGGGGATCAGGTTGTTGAGGAATATGCTGGACATGTAGATGAGGAAGACGTCCAAAAGAGAGATCTGATGGTCCAGCTCCCTGACCAGGGTCTTCCAGGAGAGGGCGTTGAAGACGACGTCCAACAGGGATAAAAGGAACGCGAGGCCGAAGACCGCCAGGTTCACCTGCACAAGGCTTGCCGAGACCTCTCCGAGCCCCAGGTGGCTGAGGTACGCGAAGTATCCGAAGAGCCCCAGGACGACGAGAGCTGTCGATCTTCTCGCATTTATCGCAGGAAGCTCTAAGTCTTGGACCACGCCGGCCTGGAGGCTTTAGGCTTAGAAATAGTTATCCTTTACCATCCGGGATTTTACTTGACGGAGAAAATAATTGTTTTTGTCTCCTGAATATAGTTTTTGCCATAAGGTATATAGTCCTCCTCGGAGGGGGGTTCGCGGGGATCCCTCCGGAGCAGATGGCAGAAAAGGATTTAAAAATCCCCGGCCCATCTCGATCATATCATGGCCCACGTCCTCGTCAGCCC
The sequence above is drawn from the Methanothrix harundinacea 6Ac genome and encodes:
- the carB gene encoding carbamoyl-phosphate synthase large subunit; translated protein: MPKREDIKKIMIIGSGPIVIGQACEFDYSGTQACKALRELGYKIVLVNSNPATIMTDPGMADVTYIEPLNLERMTQIIEKERPDALLPNLGGQSGLNLSSELAKAGVLERYGVRVIGVETDAIERGEDRIIFKETMERLGIDMPKSTAVYSVEDAEKVAADLGYPVVVRPAYTMGGTGGGLVYNVEELRTVASRGIAASLIGQVLIEESVLGWEELELEVVRDAKNQMITVCFIENVDPMGVHTGDSYCTAPMLTISNELQARLQDYSYRIVEAIAVIGGTNVQFAHDPKTDRVVVIEINPRTSRSSALASKATGFPIALVSAKLACGLTLDEIPYWREGTLERYTPSGDYVVVKFARWAFEKFKGAEDRLGTQMKAVGEAMAIGKTYKEALQKAIRSLEIGRHGLGFAKDFHQRSLPELLDMLKWPSSERQFIIYEALRKGASVQEISDLTRIKPWFLQQMKELVELEEEILSFRARTGEGVAEADLLSTIPDALLRRAKEDGFSDKYLSKLLSISEREIRTRRKALGIVQGWEPVPVSGVEDAAYYYSTYHRTDAPKRSDRRKVMVLGGGPNRIGQGIEFDYCCVHAAFALRDMGYETIMVNCNPETVSTDYDTSDKLYFEPLTVEDVISIYERERPEGMIVQFGGQTPLNIARELEEAGARVIGTSVDTIDLAEDRDRFRMMMEKMEIPMPESGMASNLDEALEVAARIGYPLMVRPSYVLGGRGMEVIYDEEMLERYVAAAVDVTPERPILIDRFLENALEAEADALSDGTSTFVPAVMEHIEQAGVHSGDSACVIPPVTIPKRQIETIKEYTCKIAKELGVVGLMNMQYAIAKDVVYVLEANPRASRTVPLVSKVCNVSMARIATELMMGRGLAEIGLQERGVPHFGVKEAVFPFNMFPEVDPLLGPEMRSTGEVLGMADSFGMAFYKAEEAARQTLPQEGTVLITVASKDRPKVLEAAKEFSRMGFAIRATRGTQEYLAENGIESELILKLTEGRPNIDDAIKNGEIQLVINTPIGKASQYDDSYIRKAAIKYKLPYITTPAAASAAAKGIAALRRGRSGVKALQEYHADIKG
- a CDS encoding lysylphosphatidylglycerol synthase transmembrane domain-containing protein, with the translated sequence MVQDLELPAINARRSTALVVLGLFGYFAYLSHLGLGEVSASLVQVNLAVFGLAFLLSLLDVVFNALSWKTLVRELDHQISLLDVFLIYMSSIFLNNLIPSGSVSGETARLYFLSKIAGNARLDSSTASVAATRIITAIPFVLGMSAGLAYLVLWYEVPSWALTTCFSMIFLMVSVGALFVGVCFSESWLSGAVNVVIDQVESLFKRSVNRSFYSSITRSFQQSMLLLLRNKNRPLVISSFWAFSGWLSLNLVAFATFRSLGVEVPIFAIFAVYSVIMVFQNLPLILPGGVGIVEILMTALFTAVGVSLHDAAAVTILARVAQLWFHTVLGGICTVYLLRKVEDLEKRRGSARVQAPGP